The following coding sequences are from one Epinephelus fuscoguttatus linkage group LG5, E.fuscoguttatus.final_Chr_v1 window:
- the bbc3 gene encoding bcl-2-binding component 3, with the protein MARAETIESIGETGGSGGNGPLPRHNTCSMELPRPFYNWPGLLTTTTITTSSGTSSGAVHLHHHHHLHPLQALYVSYPLPYPHPEGQEEPQTHQQLPTLSSSPTPPCSPLCNRRGERVGGAVAQSAFSGEQSESYRVEHQEASSRQGPLPDLLPQNEHSSRASPRHRAPRGEAVQELEVQRVANQLRAIGDEFNATVLHRAHAAPHWQDWRDAGRGLLNFISQTLSTLYRLT; encoded by the exons ATGGCCCGTGCAGAGACCATCGAGAGCATTGGGGAAACTGGAGGAAGTGGAGGAAATGGTCCTCTCCCTCGCCACAACACCTGCAGCATGGAGCTGCCTCGCCCTTTCTACAACTGGCCCGGCCTGCTCACCActaccaccatcaccaccagctCTGGGACTAGCAGTGGTGCTGTACAcctccaccatcaccaccatctgCACCCTTTGCAGGCTCTTTATGTTTCATACCCACTGCCTTACCCCCACCCAGAGGGCCAGGAAGAGCCCCAGACTCACCAGCAGTTACCTACGTTATCATCATCACCAACGCCTCCTTGTTCGCCACTCTGCAATCGGAGGGGAGAGAGGGTTGGAGGTGCAGTTGCACAGAGTGCCTTCTCAGGAGAGCAGTCAG AGTCATACAGAGTGGAGCACCAGGAGGCCTCCAGCCGGCAGGGACCTCTGCCTGACCTGCTGCCTCAAAATGAGCACTCATCCAGGGCTTCACCACGTCACAGAGCCCCCAGAGGAGAGGCTGTGCAGGAGTTGGAGGTCCAGAGAGTGGCCAACCAGCTGAGGGCTATTGGAGATGAATTTAATGCCACGGTCCTCCACAGAGCG CACGCTGCCCCCCACTGGCAGGACTGGAGAGACGCTGGTCGAGGACTCCTCAACTTCATTTCCCAGACTCTGAGCACTCTCTACAGGCTCacatag